In a single window of the Nicotiana tomentosiformis chromosome 8, ASM39032v3, whole genome shotgun sequence genome:
- the LOC104096553 gene encoding large ribosomal subunit protein P1-like: MSSTGELACTYACLILHDDGIPITAEKIGTLIKAANLKVESYWPSLFAKLCQKMNVDELVMNVGVGGTAASTTAVAAAPAPTTDHDAAAAPSANDKKKEEVKEESDDELMFSLFD; this comes from the exons ATGTCTTCCACTGGTGAACTTGCTTGTACTTATGCTTGTTTGATCCTTCATGATGATGGCATTCCTATCACT GCCGAGAAAATTGGCACACTCATAAAAGCAGCAAATTTGAAGGTGGAATCATACTGGCCGAGCCTTTTTGCAAAACTTTGTCAGAAGATGAACGTAGATGAACTTGTCATGAACGTCGGCGTCGGCGGAACTGCTGCTTCTACCACCGCTGTAGCCGCTGCTCCCGCTCCTACTACTGATCACGATGCCGCCGCTGCACCTTCCGCCAATGACAAGAAGAAG GAAGAAGTAAAAGAAGAGAGTGATGATGAGTTGATGTTCAGCTTGTTTGACTAG
- the LOC138897108 gene encoding uncharacterized protein yields the protein MANFSVSQLQQKIKMIGILCEEVDVIKTESLQWKEARRIEELEARLASVLAKAKIDAKKAKADVDALVAVYRADAKASQVQAREAADTADIRAHLVAELAKCRSRRETLEDIHAGGFDLAEEIKRAKKLEADAEALVFDDDDDDNDDDDGSKSGSKNGGELDKEETAPEDDQEV from the exons ATGGCTAacttttcggtctcacagctgcagcaaaaaattaaGATGATCGGGATACTTTGTGAGGAGGTTGACGTAATAAAAACGGAGTCTttgcagtggaaagaag caagaagaatagaggagcttgaggctcggttggcctctgtacttgccaaggccaaaaTTGATGccaaaaaggcaaaggccgatgtggatgcactcgtggccgtctatcgggccgatgctaaaGCTTCCcaagtccaagcaagagaggcagctgaTACCGCCGATATTCGAGCACATCTGGTCGCCGAACTAGCTAAGTGCCGATCCcgaagggaaaccctcgaggataTCCATGCTGGtggtttcgatctcgctgaagagataaaaagggccaaaaagctcgaagccgatgctgaagctctggttttcgatgacgatgatgatgacaatgatgatgatgatgggagcaagagcggatccaAGAATGGGGGGGAGcttgataaagaagagaccgctcctgagGATGACCAAGAAGTTTAG
- the LOC104096551 gene encoding F-box protein At1g61340-like, producing MAMRKKCEDNVGLAGLVRSTSFGRKRIFLPEIVDVDDFISTTPTKKLCRQNSFSSSVNVKSPLEVLPQDILIRIVCGVDHDDLKRLFHVSKAIREATVVAKKWHFEYNTPRKTVGFKNATTDMENWSESYESEAPNAPRQSKVPRSRLSRKKLADISVSLFTSDGEENWPRRELFMEMDTEM from the exons ATGGCAATGAGGAAGAAATGTGAAGATAATGTTGGATTAGCAGGGCTTGTGAGAAGTACTTCATTTGGGAGGAAAAGAATTTTTTTGCCTGAAATTGTGGATGTTGATGATTTCATTTCCACTACACCAACCAAGAAACTCTGTAGGCAGAATTCATTTTCCAGTTCTGTGAATGTGAAGTCTCCTCTTGAAGTTTTGCCTCAAGATATTCTG ATAAGGATAGTGTGTGGAGTTGATCATGATGATCTAAAGAGGTTGTTTCATGTATCAAAGGCGATTAGAGAAGCG ACTGTGGTTGCAAAAAAATGGCATTTTGAATATAATACACCAAGAAAGACTGTTGGTTTTAAGAATGCTACTACTGATATGGAGAATTGGAGTGAGTCATATGAATCTGAAGCGCCAAATGCTCCTAGGCAATCGAAGGTTCCGAGGTCTCGTTTGAGCCGGAAGAAACTGGCTGATATATCTGTTTCCTTGTTCACATCAGATGGTGAAGAAAATTGGCCGCGGAGAGAGTTGTTTATGGAAATGGATACTGAGATGTAG